From a region of the Streptomyces sp. B21-083 genome:
- a CDS encoding VWA domain-containing protein, producing the protein MTTATESADPARERLRRWRLVLGGDSADGIGCALSKQDAAMDGALTALYGRGDGGKDRAGRDRSAGLGASAPSVARWLGDIRTYFPSSVVQVMQRDAIDRLGLSALLLEPEMLEAVEADVHLVGTLLSLNKAMPETTKETARAVVRKVVEDLEKRLATRTRATLTGALDRSARISRPRHHDIDWNRTIAANLKHYLPEYRTIVPERLIGYGRASQSVKKEVVLCIDQSGSMAASVVYASVFGAVLASMRTIDTRLVVFDTAVVDLTDQLDDPVDVLFGTQLGGGTDINRALAYCQSQITRPAETVVVLISDLYEGGIRDEMLKRVAAMKASGVQFVTLLALSDEGAPAYDREHAAALAALGAPALACTPDLFPDIMAAAIEKRPLPIPDAA; encoded by the coding sequence ATGACGACGGCGACGGAGTCGGCGGATCCGGCACGGGAGCGGTTGCGGCGGTGGCGCCTCGTACTCGGAGGTGACTCGGCGGACGGTATCGGCTGCGCGCTGTCCAAACAGGACGCGGCGATGGACGGGGCGCTCACCGCGCTCTACGGAAGAGGCGACGGGGGCAAGGACCGGGCGGGGCGGGACCGTTCGGCGGGGCTCGGGGCATCCGCGCCGTCGGTCGCGCGGTGGCTCGGCGACATCCGGACGTACTTCCCGTCGTCCGTCGTCCAGGTCATGCAGCGGGACGCCATCGACAGGCTCGGGCTCTCCGCCCTTCTGCTGGAGCCCGAGATGCTGGAGGCGGTCGAGGCGGACGTCCACCTCGTCGGCACACTGCTCTCCCTCAACAAGGCGATGCCGGAGACGACGAAGGAGACGGCAAGAGCAGTCGTACGCAAGGTCGTCGAGGACCTGGAGAAGCGGCTCGCCACGCGGACCCGGGCCACGCTCACCGGTGCGCTGGACCGCAGTGCCCGTATCAGCAGGCCGCGCCATCACGACATCGACTGGAACCGCACGATCGCGGCCAACCTCAAGCACTACCTCCCCGAGTACCGCACGATCGTGCCGGAGCGGCTCATCGGCTACGGGCGCGCCTCCCAGTCGGTGAAGAAGGAGGTCGTCCTCTGCATCGACCAGTCCGGTTCGATGGCGGCGTCGGTGGTGTACGCGTCGGTGTTCGGGGCGGTGCTGGCGTCCATGCGGACGATCGACACCCGGCTCGTGGTCTTCGACACGGCGGTCGTCGACCTCACCGACCAGCTCGACGACCCGGTGGACGTGCTGTTCGGTACGCAGCTCGGCGGCGGTACGGACATCAACAGGGCGCTCGCGTACTGCCAGTCGCAGATCACCCGGCCCGCCGAGACCGTCGTCGTGCTGATCAGCGACCTCTACGAGGGAGGCATACGCGACGAGATGCTGAAGCGGGTCGCCGCGATGAAGGCCTCCGGGGTGCAGTTCGTGACGCTGCTCGCGCTGTCGGACGAGGGGGCGCCGGCGTACGACAGGGAGCACGCGGCGGCACTCGCGGCGCTGGGCGCACCGGCGTTAGCCTGCACGCCCGATCTGTTCCCGGACATCATGGCCGCGGCGATCGAGAAGCGCCCGCTGCCGATACCCGACGCCGCGTGA
- a CDS encoding SWIM zinc finger family protein yields MTQQGVRWTADQVLALAPDVSSRKAGSKLGAAGPWSEAGSTDEGTVWGLCKGSGSKPYQTVVDIADATGPAYKCSCPSRKFPCKHALGLLLLWAGGDGAVPRGEAPGWAEEWLAGRRKRAEEKRAAGAAGSPTGSGDPEAARRRAERRAERITAGATELEQRLADLLRGGLATAEQAGYGLWEETAARMVDAQTPGLAARVRELGAIPASGPGWPVRLLEECALLHLLDRGWLRRDELPEGLAATVRSRIGLPGSADGPPVRDHWLVLAQYETADARLTTRRIWLHGAESGRTALLLSYGAAGRAPELALPVGLAFEAEVSVYPGAGQLRAALGERFTAPAPTDVRPPGTTTTRAAERYGEALQGDPWLDSVPVTLDRVIPVPDGRSWQLADTDTDLALPLAPSAVAHPGLWRLVALSGGAPVTVFGECGHRGFTPLTAWPEGTAGQAVPLC; encoded by the coding sequence ATGACTCAGCAGGGGGTGCGCTGGACAGCGGATCAGGTGCTGGCACTGGCGCCTGACGTCTCGTCACGCAAAGCGGGAAGCAAACTCGGCGCGGCCGGACCGTGGTCGGAGGCCGGCAGTACCGACGAGGGGACGGTGTGGGGACTGTGCAAGGGCAGTGGCAGCAAGCCGTATCAGACGGTCGTCGACATCGCGGACGCCACCGGGCCCGCGTACAAGTGCAGTTGTCCGAGCCGCAAGTTCCCGTGCAAGCACGCGCTCGGCCTGCTGCTGCTCTGGGCGGGCGGGGACGGCGCGGTGCCGCGAGGGGAGGCGCCGGGCTGGGCGGAGGAATGGCTGGCGGGGCGGCGGAAGCGTGCGGAGGAGAAACGGGCGGCGGGGGCGGCCGGTTCCCCGACCGGGTCCGGTGATCCGGAGGCGGCACGGCGCAGGGCGGAGCGCCGGGCCGAGCGGATCACGGCGGGGGCAACAGAGTTGGAGCAGCGCCTCGCCGACCTGTTGCGCGGCGGCCTGGCCACCGCCGAGCAGGCGGGATACGGGCTGTGGGAGGAGACTGCGGCCCGCATGGTCGACGCACAGACGCCCGGACTGGCGGCGCGGGTAAGGGAGTTGGGGGCGATCCCGGCGTCCGGTCCGGGCTGGCCGGTGCGACTGCTGGAGGAGTGCGCGCTGCTCCATCTCCTCGACCGGGGCTGGCTGCGCCGGGACGAGCTGCCGGAGGGTCTGGCGGCGACAGTACGGTCCCGGATCGGCCTGCCCGGTTCGGCGGACGGCCCGCCGGTGCGCGACCACTGGCTGGTCCTCGCCCAGTACGAGACGGCGGACGCCCGTCTGACGACCCGCCGGATCTGGCTGCACGGTGCGGAGTCGGGCCGCACGGCCCTGCTCCTCTCTTACGGGGCGGCCGGCCGCGCCCCCGAACTGGCACTGCCGGTCGGTCTGGCGTTCGAGGCAGAGGTGTCCGTGTACCCAGGTGCCGGACAGCTCAGGGCGGCCCTGGGCGAACGGTTCACAGCGCCCGCACCGACGGACGTACGGCCGCCGGGGACGACGACCACACGCGCGGCCGAGCGCTACGGGGAGGCACTCCAGGGCGACCCCTGGCTGGACTCCGTCCCGGTGACGCTGGACCGGGTCATACCCGTCCCGGACGGCAGATCCTGGCAACTGGCCGACACCGACACCGACTTGGCGCTGCCTCTGGCCCCCTCCGCCGTCGCCCACCCGGGCCTGTGGCGCCTCGTCGCCCTGTCGGGCGGGGCGCCCGTCACGGTCTTCGGCGAGTGCGGTCACCGGGGTTTCACCCCTCTGACCGCCTGGCCTGAGGGGACGGCCGGACAGGCGGTCCCACTGTGCTGA
- a CDS encoding esterase/lipase family protein, which produces MKVTRAALPLLPLCRRVLPSSLTGLSAAILKATALELAILAGHLLLYPSGIAQERRATTAPDPTTLPEARTAHLPVEPKPPVVLLHGFIDNRSVFVLLRRSLAQHGRQQIESLNYSPLTCDIRTAAELLGRHIEETCRRTGQPRVDIVGHSLGGLIARYYVQRLGGDLRVRTLVTLGTPHSGTRVVPLADAHPIVRQMRPGSDVIEELRLPAPDCRTRFVGFWSDLDHLMDPPETACVDHPDLSTQNVRVTGVGHLALPVHPAVATGIREALDQSDDVHSAGARSDRARTGGLTVA; this is translated from the coding sequence ATGAAGGTCACACGGGCAGCACTGCCCCTGCTTCCGCTCTGCCGGCGCGTCCTGCCGAGCAGCCTGACGGGGCTCTCGGCCGCCATCCTCAAGGCGACGGCCCTGGAATTGGCGATCCTGGCGGGACACCTGCTCCTCTATCCGTCGGGCATCGCGCAGGAGCGCCGGGCCACGACCGCCCCGGACCCCACCACGCTCCCCGAAGCCCGGACCGCGCACCTGCCGGTGGAGCCGAAACCTCCGGTCGTCCTCCTCCACGGTTTCATCGACAACCGCTCCGTCTTCGTCCTGCTGCGCCGCTCCCTCGCCCAGCACGGCCGACAGCAGATCGAGTCGCTCAACTACTCCCCGCTGACCTGCGACATCCGCACCGCGGCGGAGCTGCTCGGCCGGCACATAGAGGAGACATGCCGGCGCACGGGCCAGCCGCGGGTGGACATCGTCGGGCACAGCCTGGGCGGCCTGATCGCGCGCTATTACGTACAGCGCCTCGGCGGTGATCTCCGCGTCCGTACGCTCGTCACCCTCGGCACCCCGCACTCCGGCACCCGCGTCGTTCCGCTGGCGGACGCGCATCCGATCGTCCGGCAGATGCGCCCCGGCTCGGATGTCATCGAGGAACTGCGCCTGCCCGCACCCGACTGCCGTACGCGCTTCGTCGGCTTCTGGAGCGATCTGGACCACCTGATGGACCCGCCGGAGACGGCCTGCGTCGACCACCCGGACCTGTCGACGCAGAACGTGCGGGTCACCGGCGTCGGTCACCTCGCCCTGCCCGTGCACCCGGCCGTCGCGACCGGGATACGGGAGGCCCTGGACCAGAGCGACGACGTCCACTCCGCCGGAGCGCGGTCCGACCGGGCGCGAACCGGCGGGCTGACCGTGGCGTAG
- a CDS encoding cobalamin B12-binding domain-containing protein, producing MGAAAGPIRVVVAKPGLDGDDRGDEVLARALRDAGMEVIYTGLHQTPEHVVGTAIQEDADAIGLSVPSGAHNTLFPAVIDLLRKHDAADIKVFGAGIIPEADIAALKEKGVAEIFTPEATSASVVEWVRGHVRESAGA from the coding sequence ATGGGTGCGGCAGCCGGTCCGATCCGCGTGGTGGTGGCGAAGCCGGGGCTCGACGGTGACGACCGCGGAGACGAGGTGCTCGCGCGGGCGTTGCGTGACGCCGGTATGGAGGTCATCTACACGGGCCTTCACCAGACGCCCGAGCACGTCGTCGGCACCGCGATCCAGGAGGACGCCGACGCGATCGGGCTCTCCGTCCCCTCCGGCGCCCACAACACCCTTTTCCCGGCAGTGATCGACCTTCTGCGGAAGCACGACGCGGCCGACATCAAGGTCTTCGGCGCCGGGATCATCCCCGAGGCGGACATCGCCGCGCTGAAGGAGAAGGGGGTCGCGGAGATCTTCACGCCGGAGGCGACCAGCGCATCGGTCGTGGAGTGGGTACGGGGACACGTACGGGAGTCGGCGGGGGCGTAG
- a CDS encoding DUF5682 family protein, translating into MTDVEGGAGPLLLGVRHHGPGSARAVRAALAAARPAVVLIEGPPEADALIPLAADEDMRPPVALLAHAVDEPGRSAFWPLAEFSPEWVAIRWALEHGVPARFIDLPATHTLAWEKEDEGGAGGEGDGQEGGDEGRVPEADTDADTAREAAPDADPDIAPGADVRVDPLAVLARTGGYDDPERWWEDVVEHRGTGEGDAFAPFEVLEEAMGALREVYGTGGHDRDPVREAYMRLQVRAAQREFGDAAVAVVCGAWHVPALRQKVGVGADRALLKGLPKVKVDVTWVPWTHRRLARASGYGAGIDSPGWYGHLFGARDRPVERWMTKVAGLLRDEDRMVSSAHVIEAVRLAETLGAMRGRPLPGLTETTDAVRAVMCEGSDVPLALVHDRLVVGDVLGEVPESAPAVPLQRDLTRLQRRLRLKPDALERELELDLRKDTDAERSRLLHRLRLLGVGWGEPAATRGSTGTFRETWRLRWEPELAVRIAEAGVWGTTVLSAATARAEADAVGAGSLAGVTALAERCLLAELSDALPVVMRVLADRAALDADVGHLAQALPALVRSLRYGDVRGTDTRALTEVAAGLAERVFVGLPPACAALDTEAAEEMRRHVDAVHGAVGLLGETARPDPVSGTPVTGSPVSSTPASGPADAEASSCADVAVPGRHSELRRRWHSVLRVLSGRDSVAGVVRGRAVRLLLDDGELAHDEAAVLMGLVLSPGTGPGDAAAWIEGFVGGGSGGGMLLVHDERLLGLVDDWLTRVPAEAFTDVLPLLRRTFSAYEPGVRRTLGELVRRGPGKRGSAVTGAAGMPGFAPDLDARRADAVLPVLRLLLGPTGAGEGGVDDNNLVGVGT; encoded by the coding sequence GTGACCGACGTCGAGGGTGGCGCCGGGCCGTTGCTGCTCGGCGTGCGTCATCACGGGCCCGGGTCGGCGCGGGCGGTACGGGCCGCGTTGGCGGCGGCGCGGCCGGCGGTCGTACTGATCGAGGGGCCGCCCGAGGCCGACGCCCTGATCCCGCTGGCCGCCGACGAGGACATGCGACCGCCGGTCGCCCTGCTGGCCCACGCAGTGGACGAACCCGGCCGCTCGGCGTTCTGGCCGCTGGCCGAGTTCTCCCCGGAGTGGGTGGCGATCCGCTGGGCCCTGGAACACGGGGTTCCCGCCCGGTTCATCGACCTCCCCGCCACACACACGCTGGCGTGGGAAAAGGAGGACGAGGGCGGAGCCGGGGGTGAGGGCGACGGCCAGGAGGGGGGAGACGAGGGCCGGGTGCCGGAAGCGGATACGGATGCGGATACCGCTCGGGAGGCCGCCCCTGATGCCGACCCGGATATTGCCCCGGGTGCCGACGTGCGGGTCGATCCGCTCGCCGTGCTCGCGCGGACCGGCGGTTACGACGATCCGGAGCGCTGGTGGGAGGACGTAGTCGAACACCGGGGGACGGGGGAGGGAGACGCGTTCGCTCCCTTCGAGGTGCTCGAAGAGGCCATGGGCGCGCTCCGGGAGGTGTACGGGACCGGGGGCCACGACCGGGACCCGGTGCGGGAGGCATACATGCGCCTCCAAGTACGGGCGGCACAGCGAGAGTTCGGGGATGCCGCAGTGGCCGTGGTGTGCGGCGCCTGGCATGTGCCCGCGCTGCGTCAGAAGGTCGGCGTCGGCGCCGACCGGGCACTGCTGAAGGGTCTGCCCAAGGTCAAGGTGGACGTGACCTGGGTGCCGTGGACGCATCGCAGGCTCGCGCGGGCGAGCGGTTACGGGGCGGGCATCGACTCGCCCGGCTGGTACGGGCATCTGTTCGGTGCGCGGGACCGGCCGGTCGAGCGGTGGATGACCAAGGTGGCCGGGCTGCTGCGCGACGAGGACAGGATGGTCTCCTCGGCGCACGTCATCGAGGCGGTGCGGCTGGCGGAGACGCTCGGCGCGATGCGGGGCCGCCCGCTGCCGGGGCTGACCGAGACGACCGACGCCGTGCGGGCGGTGATGTGCGAGGGCTCGGATGTCCCGCTGGCCCTGGTGCACGACCGGCTCGTCGTCGGGGACGTGCTCGGGGAGGTTCCCGAGTCGGCGCCCGCTGTCCCGTTGCAGCGTGACCTGACGCGGCTCCAGCGCCGGTTGCGGCTCAAACCGGATGCGCTGGAGCGGGAGTTGGAGCTCGACCTGCGCAAGGACACCGACGCGGAGCGCAGTCGGCTGCTGCACCGGCTGCGGCTGCTCGGGGTCGGGTGGGGTGAGCCGGCGGCGACGCGTGGCAGCACGGGTACCTTCCGGGAGACGTGGCGGCTGCGGTGGGAGCCGGAGTTGGCGGTACGGATCGCCGAGGCCGGTGTGTGGGGGACGACCGTGCTCTCGGCGGCGACCGCCAGGGCGGAGGCCGACGCCGTGGGGGCGGGTTCGCTGGCCGGCGTGACCGCTCTCGCCGAGCGCTGTCTGCTCGCCGAACTGTCCGACGCGCTCCCCGTGGTGATGCGCGTCCTCGCCGACCGCGCGGCCCTGGACGCCGACGTGGGCCATCTGGCCCAGGCACTGCCGGCGCTGGTCCGGTCCCTGCGCTACGGCGACGTACGCGGCACGGACACCCGGGCGCTGACCGAGGTCGCGGCGGGCCTCGCAGAGCGCGTCTTCGTCGGCCTGCCCCCGGCCTGCGCCGCTCTCGACACGGAGGCCGCCGAGGAGATGCGGCGCCATGTGGACGCGGTGCACGGGGCGGTGGGGCTGCTCGGCGAGACCGCGCGCCCGGATCCCGTCTCAGGTACTCCCGTCACAGGTAGTCCCGTCTCGAGTACTCCCGCGAGCGGCCCCGCGGACGCGGAGGCGAGCAGCTGCGCTGATGTCGCCGTGCCGGGACGCCACAGTGAGCTGCGGCGCCGCTGGCACTCCGTGCTCCGGGTGCTGTCCGGGCGGGACAGCGTGGCCGGGGTCGTGCGCGGGCGGGCCGTACGACTGCTGCTGGACGACGGGGAGTTGGCGCACGACGAGGCGGCCGTGCTCATGGGCCTCGTGCTGTCACCGGGGACGGGGCCCGGGGACGCGGCAGCGTGGATCGAGGGGTTCGTCGGGGGCGGCTCCGGGGGCGGGATGCTGCTCGTCCACGACGAACGGCTGCTCGGGCTGGTCGACGACTGGCTGACCCGGGTGCCGGCGGAGGCGTTCACCGACGTGCTGCCCCTGCTGAGGCGCACGTTCTCGGCGTACGAGCCCGGAGTGCGCAGAACGCTGGGGGAACTGGTCCGGCGCGGTCCGGGAAAGCGGGGGAGCGCGGTGACCGGCGCAGCCGGTATGCCGGGCTTCGCACCCGACCTGGACGCCCGGCGAGCGGACGCCGTGCTGCCGGTGCTGCGGCTGCTGCTGGGGCCGACGGGCGCGGGTGAAGGGGGCGTCGACGACAACAACCTGGTGGGGGTGGGGACATGA
- the sucC gene encoding ADP-forming succinate--CoA ligase subunit beta: protein MDLFEYQARDLFAKHGVPVLAGEVIDTPEAARAATERLGGKSVIKAQVKVGGRGKAGGVKLAATPDEAVARATDILGMDIKGHTVHKVMIAETAPEIVEEYYVSYLLDRTNRTFLAMASVQGGVEIEVVAEENPEALAKVPVDANEGVSIEKAREIVAQAKFPAEVAEQVAEILVTLWDTFIKEDALLVEVNPLAKVASGKVIALDGKVSLDENAEFRQPEHAALEDKDAANPLEAAAKAKNLNYVKLDGEVGIIGNGAGLVMSTLDVVAYAGEAHGGVKPANFLDIGGGASAAVMANGLEIILGDPDVKSVFVNVFGGITACDEVANGIVQALQLLADKGEEVTKPLVVRLDGNNAELGRKILSDANHPLVQRVDTMDGAADKAAELAAAK, encoded by the coding sequence GTGGACCTGTTCGAGTACCAGGCGAGGGACCTCTTCGCCAAGCACGGTGTACCGGTGCTGGCCGGTGAAGTCATCGACACGCCTGAGGCGGCCCGCGCGGCGACGGAGCGTCTTGGCGGCAAGTCCGTCATCAAGGCGCAGGTGAAGGTCGGTGGGCGTGGCAAGGCCGGCGGCGTGAAGCTCGCCGCCACCCCGGACGAGGCCGTCGCCCGGGCGACGGACATCCTCGGCATGGACATCAAGGGCCACACGGTCCACAAGGTGATGATCGCCGAGACCGCGCCCGAGATCGTCGAGGAGTACTACGTCTCGTACCTCCTCGACCGCACCAACCGCACCTTCCTCGCCATGGCGTCCGTCCAGGGCGGCGTGGAGATCGAGGTCGTCGCGGAGGAGAACCCCGAGGCCCTCGCGAAGGTCCCGGTCGACGCCAACGAGGGCGTGAGCATCGAGAAGGCCCGCGAGATCGTCGCCCAGGCGAAGTTCCCGGCCGAGGTCGCCGAGCAGGTCGCGGAGATCCTCGTGACGCTGTGGGACACCTTCATCAAGGAGGACGCCCTCCTCGTCGAGGTCAACCCCCTCGCGAAGGTCGCCTCCGGCAAGGTCATCGCCCTCGACGGCAAGGTGTCCCTCGACGAGAACGCCGAGTTCCGCCAGCCGGAGCACGCGGCGCTTGAGGACAAGGACGCGGCCAACCCGCTCGAGGCCGCCGCGAAGGCCAAGAACCTCAACTACGTCAAGCTCGACGGTGAGGTCGGCATCATCGGCAACGGCGCGGGGCTCGTCATGAGCACCCTCGACGTCGTCGCGTACGCCGGTGAGGCGCACGGTGGGGTCAAGCCCGCCAACTTCCTCGACATCGGCGGTGGCGCCTCCGCCGCCGTCATGGCGAACGGCCTGGAGATCATCCTCGGCGACCCGGACGTCAAGTCCGTCTTCGTCAACGTCTTCGGCGGCATCACCGCCTGCGACGAGGTCGCCAACGGCATCGTGCAGGCGCTGCAGCTGCTCGCGGACAAGGGCGAGGAAGTCACCAAGCCCCTCGTCGTCCGCCTCGACGGCAACAACGCCGAGCTGGGTCGCAAGATCCTCTCCGACGCCAACCACCCGCTGGTCCAGCGCGTGGACACCATGGACGGCGCGGCCGACAAGGCCGCCGAGCTCGCGGCTGCGAAGTAA
- a CDS encoding DUF5691 domain-containing protein — MTGSSANSQAGSSPAGSSSVGSPSAGAWEELVTAALLGTERRTPAGCPPGRQAPVALLGAAAVETVRRRAGLRPARAATRPEPAAADPRPSLPPAAARRLALLLADRAGTPGGSGRRGTAPDLMELLPQWLAAANTHGYAAPPQTLPALLDAARGRTDLRPAALAFAGPRALWLARLNTDWRFALRSTPGGGAALPGVEESDRIRRLWQEGLFAERVSLLAAIRAREPAAARELLETTWSTERAEDRLMFLDSLRMGLHAEDEPFLERALADRSRNVRATAAELLSALPDSALAARMAVRAGACVALDHTNSTDVTNSGGDGTKGGPALVVEAPHECDAGMERDGVVAKAPAGRGERSWWLGQLVEATPLGSWSARLGGRTPEEIVALPVADDWQGELHAAWCRAAVRQRDADWSRALLGGPSTPEAGGPGAVSLAERAKLLATLDSAERAEWVAGFIATHGLSEAFQLLGVCAVPWAPPLGRAVVDALNIARDAGSYPWSFSGVMGLAERCLDPSEAGRLDGLLAIPDEGEDASPGAGSYWAEAFQRLVGTLRLRAAMAEELAPGRSAGNA, encoded by the coding sequence ATGACCGGCAGCAGCGCTAACTCCCAGGCAGGCTCCTCCCCCGCAGGCTCATCCTCCGTGGGCTCGCCCTCCGCAGGTGCCTGGGAGGAGTTGGTCACCGCGGCGCTGCTCGGCACGGAGCGGCGTACACCCGCGGGTTGCCCGCCCGGCAGGCAGGCACCGGTCGCGCTGCTCGGCGCGGCGGCCGTGGAGACCGTACGGCGGCGGGCGGGGCTGCGGCCGGCCCGGGCGGCGACGCGACCGGAACCCGCGGCGGCGGACCCTCGACCGTCGCTGCCGCCGGCCGCCGCCCGCAGGCTCGCGCTGCTGCTGGCCGACCGGGCAGGCACTCCCGGCGGCAGCGGTCGCCGGGGGACAGCGCCGGATCTGATGGAGTTGTTGCCCCAATGGCTCGCGGCGGCGAACACACATGGCTACGCGGCCCCACCCCAGACGCTGCCCGCGCTGCTCGACGCGGCCAGGGGGCGTACGGATCTACGCCCGGCGGCGTTGGCGTTCGCGGGCCCGCGCGCGCTGTGGCTCGCCCGGCTGAACACGGACTGGCGGTTCGCCCTGCGCTCGACCCCGGGCGGCGGCGCGGCCCTGCCCGGCGTCGAGGAGTCGGATCGGATCCGGCGGCTGTGGCAGGAGGGCCTGTTCGCCGAACGCGTCTCCCTCCTCGCGGCGATTCGCGCGCGAGAGCCCGCCGCCGCCCGGGAGTTGCTGGAGACGACCTGGTCGACGGAGCGGGCCGAGGACCGGCTGATGTTCCTCGACTCGCTCCGCATGGGACTGCACGCCGAGGACGAGCCCTTCCTGGAACGGGCGTTGGCCGACCGCAGCCGCAACGTCCGGGCCACAGCTGCCGAGTTGCTGTCCGCCCTGCCTGATTCGGCGCTCGCCGCCCGGATGGCGGTCCGGGCGGGAGCGTGTGTGGCCCTCGACCACACGAACAGCACAGACGTCACGAACAGCGGCGGTGACGGTACGAAAGGCGGGCCCGCGCTCGTCGTCGAGGCACCGCACGAGTGCGACGCGGGCATGGAGCGAGACGGTGTCGTGGCCAAGGCCCCGGCAGGTCGGGGCGAACGGTCCTGGTGGCTCGGCCAGTTGGTGGAGGCCACCCCGCTCGGCTCGTGGTCGGCGCGGCTCGGTGGACGTACGCCTGAGGAGATCGTGGCGCTGCCGGTGGCCGACGACTGGCAGGGTGAGCTGCACGCCGCGTGGTGTCGGGCGGCGGTGCGGCAGCGGGACGCCGACTGGTCCCGGGCGCTCCTCGGCGGGCCCTCGACACCCGAGGCCGGCGGGCCCGGAGCGGTGTCCCTGGCGGAGCGGGCGAAGCTGCTCGCCACGCTGGACTCCGCCGAACGGGCCGAGTGGGTAGCGGGGTTCATCGCAACGCACGGACTGTCCGAGGCCTTCCAGCTGCTCGGGGTGTGCGCGGTGCCGTGGGCTCCGCCGCTCGGGCGGGCAGTGGTCGACGCGCTCAATATCGCGCGGGACGCGGGGAGTTACCCATGGAGCTTCAGCGGAGTGATGGGGCTGGCGGAACGCTGCCTGGACCCCTCCGAGGCCGGCCGCCTCGACGGCCTGCTGGCGATCCCGGACGAAGGGGAGGACGCGTCGCCGGGCGCGGGAAGCTACTGGGCGGAGGCATTCCAGCGCCTCGTGGGCACCTTGCGCCTGCGCGCGGCGATGGCGGAAGAACTGGCGCCGGGCCGGTCGGCGGGCAATGCCTGA
- a CDS encoding ATP-binding protein gives MPVSAEPTSVDPRHEQSAHANGTDELTTDELGTEELRPHAEDAFAAELAALAAQDDRPRPARWKLSPWAVAMYLQGGTLADGTVITPKYVGPRRIVEVAVTTLATDRALLLLGVPGTAKTWVSEHLAAAVSGNSTLLVQGTAGTPEEAIRYGWNYARLLAHGPSREALVPSPVMRAMAEGMTARVEELTRIPADVQDTLITILSEKNLPIPELGQEVQAVRGFNLIATANDRDRGVNELSSALRRRFNTVVLPLPESADAEVDIVSRRVDQIGRSLDLPAVPDGVDEIRRVVTVFRELRDGITSDGRTKLKSPSGTLSTAEAISVVTSGLALAAHFGDGVLRASDVAAGILGAVVRDPAADRVVWQEYLEAVVRERDGWKDFYRACREVSA, from the coding sequence ATGCCTGTTTCCGCTGAACCGACATCCGTCGACCCGCGTCACGAGCAGTCCGCTCACGCGAACGGCACGGACGAACTGACCACGGATGAATTGGGCACGGAGGAACTGCGCCCGCACGCCGAGGACGCCTTCGCCGCCGAACTCGCGGCGCTGGCCGCGCAGGACGACCGTCCGCGCCCGGCCCGCTGGAAACTGTCGCCGTGGGCCGTCGCCATGTACCTGCAGGGCGGCACGCTGGCCGACGGCACGGTGATCACCCCGAAGTACGTGGGTCCGCGCCGCATCGTCGAGGTCGCCGTCACCACCCTCGCGACCGACCGTGCCCTGCTGCTGCTCGGCGTGCCCGGCACGGCGAAGACCTGGGTGTCCGAGCATCTGGCGGCGGCGGTCAGCGGCAACTCGACACTGCTGGTCCAGGGCACGGCCGGCACACCGGAGGAGGCGATCCGGTACGGCTGGAACTACGCCCGGTTGCTCGCGCACGGCCCGAGCCGCGAGGCCCTCGTGCCCAGCCCCGTCATGCGGGCGATGGCGGAGGGGATGACGGCCCGCGTCGAGGAGCTGACCCGCATCCCGGCCGACGTGCAGGACACGCTGATCACGATCCTGTCGGAAAAGAACCTGCCGATACCGGAGTTGGGGCAGGAGGTGCAGGCGGTCCGGGGGTTCAACCTGATCGCGACGGCCAACGACCGCGACCGCGGGGTCAACGAGCTGTCCAGCGCCCTGCGCCGCCGGTTCAACACGGTGGTGCTGCCGCTGCCGGAGAGCGCCGACGCCGAGGTCGACATCGTCTCGCGCCGGGTCGACCAGATCGGCCGCTCGCTCGACCTGCCGGCCGTACCGGACGGTGTCGACGAGATCCGCCGTGTCGTGACCGTCTTCCGCGAACTGCGTGACGGCATCACGTCGGACGGCCGGACGAAGCTGAAGTCGCCCAGCGGAACCCTGTCCACCGCCGAGGCGATCTCCGTCGTCACCAGCGGCCTGGCCCTGGCGGCCCACTTCGGCGACGGCGTCCTGCGGGCCTCCGACGTCGCCGCGGGCATCCTCGGCGCGGTGGTCCGTGATCCGGCGGCCGACCGGGTCGTCTGGCAGGAGTACCTGGAGGCGGTGGTCCGCGAACGCGACGGCTGGAAGGACTTCTACCGGGCGTGCCGGGAGGTGAGCGCGTGA